A region of Prochlorococcus marinus subsp. pastoris str. CCMP1986 DNA encodes the following proteins:
- the fba gene encoding class II fructose-bisphosphate aldolase (catalyzes the reversible aldol condensation of dihydroxyacetonephosphate and glyceraldehyde 3-phosphate in the Calvin cycle, glycolysis, and/or gluconeogenesis), with translation MALVPLRLLLDHAAENRYGIPAFNVNNLEQVQAIMEAAYETDSPVILQASRGARNYAGEIFLRHLILAATETYPNIPVVMHQDHGNEPSTCYSAAINGFTSVMMDGSLEADAKTPASYEYNVAVTKKVVDFAHSVGVSVEGELGCLGSLETGKGEAEDGHGFEGELSTDMLLTDPEEAADFVAKTKVDALAIAIGTSHGAYKFTRKPTGEVLAISRIAEIHKALPNTHLVMHGSSSVPQEWLDIINKYGGEIPQTYGVPVEEIQEGIRNGVRKVNIDTDNRLAFTAAVREAAFADTANFDPRHFNKPARKYMKQVCLDRYKQFWCEGQASKIKQSSTNYYADLYAKGNLDPKVKAAV, from the coding sequence ATGGCCCTCGTTCCACTGAGACTACTTTTAGATCACGCAGCCGAGAATCGTTACGGTATACCAGCTTTTAATGTCAATAATCTTGAACAGGTTCAAGCGATCATGGAGGCTGCTTACGAAACTGATAGCCCTGTAATTCTTCAAGCTTCAAGAGGAGCAAGAAATTATGCTGGAGAAATTTTCCTTCGTCACCTGATCCTTGCTGCAACAGAAACTTATCCAAATATTCCAGTTGTAATGCATCAAGATCATGGTAATGAGCCATCAACTTGTTATTCAGCAGCTATTAATGGTTTTACCTCAGTAATGATGGACGGATCTTTAGAGGCAGATGCAAAAACACCCGCAAGTTATGAATATAATGTTGCCGTAACAAAAAAAGTAGTAGACTTCGCACATTCAGTGGGAGTTAGTGTTGAGGGAGAATTAGGTTGCTTAGGATCCTTAGAGACAGGGAAAGGTGAAGCTGAAGATGGTCATGGATTCGAAGGTGAACTTTCAACAGATATGCTTTTAACTGATCCTGAAGAAGCTGCAGACTTTGTAGCGAAAACAAAAGTTGATGCTTTAGCCATAGCAATAGGAACAAGTCATGGTGCATATAAATTCACAAGAAAGCCAACAGGAGAGGTTCTTGCGATAAGCAGAATTGCTGAGATCCATAAAGCTCTACCAAATACTCACCTTGTAATGCATGGATCTAGTTCGGTTCCTCAAGAATGGTTAGATATAATTAACAAATATGGTGGGGAAATTCCACAGACATACGGTGTACCTGTAGAAGAAATTCAAGAGGGCATCAGAAACGGGGTAAGGAAAGTTAATATCGATACTGATAATAGACTTGCATTTACAGCCGCAGTTAGAGAAGCTGCTTTTGCAGACACAGCAAACTTCGATCCAAGACATTTCAATAAACCTGCCAGAAAATACATGAAGCAAGTTTGTCTTGATAGATATAAGCAATTCTGGTGCGAAGGTCAAGCAAGTAAGATCAAACAAAGCAGCACAAATTATTACGCTGATCTTTATGCGAAAGGAAACTTAGATCCAAAAGTAAAAGCAGCAGTTTAA
- a CDS encoding membrane protein, producing MSEYRDSSSNNFLSLISGAFIGAAGLAWWLISEADKRKEEKKQKAMMYSSRIQDGSEAIDTNENIKDVEGDKLEQKVEELNSAIADVRRQLEELGQ from the coding sequence ATGTCTGAATATAGAGATTCGTCTTCAAATAATTTTTTATCTTTAATAAGTGGGGCTTTTATCGGAGCAGCAGGTTTGGCATGGTGGTTAATCTCCGAAGCAGATAAAAGAAAAGAAGAAAAGAAACAAAAAGCAATGATGTATTCATCAAGAATTCAAGATGGTTCAGAAGCTATTGACACTAACGAAAACATTAAAGACGTTGAAGGAGATAAATTAGAGCAAAAAGTTGAAGAGCTTAATTCTGCAATTGCTGATGTAAGGAGGCAACTTGAGGAATTAGGACAATAG
- a CDS encoding pentapeptide repeat-containing protein, which yields MIKSINFPSLKNALITIFFIGILFFNFVNSAWAKRPPEIRNQQDLDLEEDMHGQDLSGNEFVKFNLNGFDFSQSNLEGAVFNNSKLQNATMTGANLSDALAYATDFTDADLSDVNFTNALLMESNFEGAKIDGADFTNAVLSRIQQKELCEIANGTNSSTGESTEYSLGC from the coding sequence ATGATTAAATCAATTAATTTCCCTTCCCTCAAAAATGCTTTAATAACTATATTTTTTATTGGAATCCTATTTTTTAATTTTGTAAACTCTGCTTGGGCTAAACGACCTCCAGAAATAAGAAACCAGCAAGACCTTGATTTAGAGGAAGATATGCATGGTCAAGATCTTAGTGGTAATGAATTTGTAAAGTTCAATTTAAATGGATTTGATTTTAGTCAAAGTAACTTGGAGGGCGCAGTTTTTAATAATAGTAAATTGCAAAACGCAACTATGACTGGAGCTAACCTTAGTGACGCTTTAGCATATGCAACAGATTTTACAGACGCAGATCTTTCAGATGTGAATTTCACAAATGCTTTATTAATGGAAAGTAATTTTGAAGGGGCCAAGATTGATGGTGCAGATTTTACGAATGCAGTTCTTAGCCGTATACAACAAAAAGAATTATGTGAAATAGCAAATGGTACTAATAGTTCGACAGGAGAAAGTACAGAATATAGTCTTGGTTGTTAA
- the leuB gene encoding 3-isopropylmalate dehydrogenase, which translates to MKRYKVVLLSGDGIGPEISEISITILKKLSKKYGFNLDIKEEYFGGIAYEKHNDPAPKETLDQCKASDAVLLACVGDVKYDTLPRELRPESGLLKLREALNLFANIRPVKIRKSLLDSSSFKKEVIENVDLIVVRELIGGIYFGQPRGEITQTKIKKAFNTMVYDSNEIERITEVAIKIANQRSKKICSVDKSNVLEVSQLWRDTVSLVASKENDLALSNMYVDNAAMQLVKDPGQFDVILTSNLFGDILSDLAAMITGSIGMLPSASLSNSGPGVFEPVHGSAPDIAGKNIANPIAMALSTSMMLKIGLNEIEAADDIEIAIDNVLSKGYRTSDLDNGNCQVLSCSEIGEKIIQEI; encoded by the coding sequence ATGAAAAGATATAAAGTTGTTCTACTTTCTGGAGATGGTATAGGCCCAGAAATATCAGAAATTTCAATAACCATATTAAAAAAACTGTCTAAGAAGTATGGTTTTAATCTTGATATTAAGGAAGAATATTTTGGTGGTATAGCTTATGAGAAACATAATGATCCAGCGCCAAAAGAGACATTAGATCAATGTAAAGCTAGTGATGCTGTACTTTTGGCTTGTGTAGGTGATGTGAAATACGATACTTTACCAAGAGAATTAAGACCAGAAAGTGGTTTACTTAAATTAAGAGAAGCATTAAATTTATTCGCTAATATTAGACCCGTAAAGATAAGAAAATCCTTACTGGATTCAAGTTCTTTTAAAAAAGAAGTTATTGAAAATGTAGATTTAATTGTAGTAAGAGAGCTAATAGGTGGAATCTATTTTGGACAGCCTAGAGGAGAGATCACGCAAACTAAAATTAAAAAAGCTTTCAATACAATGGTTTATGATTCAAACGAAATAGAAAGAATTACAGAAGTTGCAATCAAGATAGCAAATCAAAGAAGTAAAAAAATATGTTCGGTAGATAAATCAAACGTTTTAGAAGTAAGCCAATTATGGAGAGATACAGTTTCACTAGTCGCGTCAAAAGAAAACGATTTAGCTTTAAGTAATATGTATGTTGATAATGCCGCCATGCAACTCGTTAAGGATCCGGGCCAATTTGATGTAATTTTAACTAGTAATTTATTTGGAGATATTTTAAGTGACCTAGCCGCAATGATAACTGGCTCGATTGGAATGCTTCCATCAGCATCATTAAGCAATTCAGGACCTGGAGTCTTTGAACCTGTTCATGGTTCCGCTCCTGATATAGCTGGAAAAAATATAGCTAATCCTATAGCAATGGCTTTGTCTACTTCAATGATGCTTAAAATTGGTCTAAATGAGATAGAAGCAGCTGATGATATAGAAATAGCAATTGATAATGTTTTATCGAAAGGATATAGAACTTCAGATCTAGATAATGGTAATTGCCAAGTTCTTTCTTGTAGTGAAATTGGAGAAAAAATAATCCAAGAAATTTGA
- the purQ gene encoding phosphoribosylformylglycinamidine synthase subunit PurQ translates to MASFTVGIVVFPGSNCDRDVSWALEGCLDIKTKFLWHESSDLNDVDSIVLPGGFSYGDYLRCGAIARFSPLINSLHDFIKSGRRVLGICNGFQILTESGFLPGALVANKNLNFICDDVDLNVITSKGGWFQKLNENQNIKLPIAHGEGCYHCDQDTLKRLVDNDLIALKYKTNPNGSTSDIAGITNEKGNVLGLMPHPERACDESIGGIDGLYTLRSLITQ, encoded by the coding sequence ATGGCTAGTTTTACGGTTGGTATTGTCGTTTTCCCTGGTTCTAATTGTGATCGTGATGTTTCCTGGGCTTTAGAAGGTTGTTTAGACATTAAAACAAAATTCTTATGGCATGAATCATCTGATTTGAATGATGTTGATTCAATTGTTTTGCCAGGAGGATTTAGTTATGGTGATTATTTAAGATGTGGAGCAATAGCAAGATTCTCTCCATTAATAAATTCTTTACATGACTTTATTAAAAGCGGAAGACGTGTATTAGGCATATGCAATGGGTTTCAAATTTTAACTGAATCAGGTTTTCTTCCGGGAGCACTTGTTGCTAATAAAAATCTCAATTTCATATGTGATGATGTTGACTTGAATGTGATCACTTCGAAAGGAGGTTGGTTTCAAAAGTTAAACGAAAATCAAAATATAAAATTACCAATTGCGCATGGAGAAGGGTGTTATCATTGCGATCAAGACACTTTAAAAAGACTTGTTGATAATGATTTAATTGCACTGAAATACAAAACTAATCCTAATGGGTCAACTTCTGATATAGCTGGTATAACTAATGAGAAAGGAAATGTTTTAGGATTAATGCCTCATCCTGAGCGAGCTTGTGATGAATCTATTGGTGGAATAGATGGTCTCTATACTTTGAGGTCATTAATTACACAATAA
- a CDS encoding Gfo/Idh/MocA family protein, with protein sequence MTNINISRKLRIAIAGLGFGKKIHLEALKESDYLIPTTIYHYKKEKGPSLEKETGLNFYHDWGKLVKSKDIDGIIIATSPESRFKLAKEALENNKHLLLEKPVALTSEEIEELQRISLINNLSVCVDFEYRAVPLFLQTKKIIDENILGKIYLIKLDWLMGSRSDPKRAWNWYSLREKGGGVIGALGTHAFDMLNWFFGESIKVSGKISTSINERSLSNSSKILEVTSEDICIANLEITNYDSALIPCQVSLSSISKNGRGFSLEVYGSEGSLFLSSENQKDYVHGFNLKFSNKEDKTYNLPADPLYNFEKTWSDGRIAPVKRIHNLWAESINNQTPVIPGLSEGLTSQRVCEAIRRSSESGISIKI encoded by the coding sequence ATGACTAACATTAATATTTCACGAAAATTAAGAATCGCAATTGCTGGCTTAGGATTTGGAAAAAAAATTCATTTAGAAGCTTTAAAAGAATCAGATTACTTAATTCCAACTACAATTTATCACTATAAAAAAGAAAAAGGACCATCATTAGAGAAAGAAACCGGTTTAAATTTTTATCATGATTGGGGAAAATTAGTTAAATCTAAAGATATCGACGGTATAATAATTGCTACATCTCCTGAATCAAGATTTAAATTAGCAAAGGAAGCACTAGAGAATAATAAACATCTCTTATTAGAAAAACCTGTTGCCTTAACTTCCGAAGAAATTGAAGAACTCCAAAGAATATCCTTAATTAATAATTTGAGTGTTTGCGTAGATTTTGAATATAGAGCAGTACCTCTTTTTCTACAAACCAAGAAAATAATTGATGAGAATATTTTAGGTAAAATTTATTTAATTAAACTTGATTGGTTAATGGGCAGCAGATCTGATCCCAAGAGAGCATGGAACTGGTATTCATTAAGAGAAAAAGGGGGAGGAGTAATTGGAGCTTTGGGAACTCATGCATTCGATATGTTGAACTGGTTTTTTGGAGAATCGATAAAAGTATCTGGAAAAATATCAACATCAATTAATGAAAGATCATTGTCTAATTCCTCCAAGATATTGGAAGTAACAAGTGAAGATATTTGTATAGCTAACCTTGAAATAACTAATTACGATAGCGCTCTCATACCATGTCAGGTTTCATTATCCTCGATTTCAAAAAATGGAAGAGGATTTAGTTTGGAAGTGTACGGAAGTGAAGGTTCACTTTTCCTAAGCAGTGAGAATCAAAAAGATTACGTACATGGTTTTAATTTAAAATTTTCAAACAAAGAGGATAAAACATATAATTTGCCTGCGGATCCTCTCTACAATTTTGAAAAAACCTGGTCTGATGGAAGAATTGCACCTGTTAAGAGAATTCACAATTTATGGGCTGAGAGTATCAATAATCAAACACCTGTAATCCCTGGATTGTCTGAGGGACTTACTAGTCAAAGAGTTTGTGAAGCAATAAGAAGATCCTCTGAGAGTGGTATTTCTATAAAAATTTAG
- a CDS encoding phosphoribulokinase: MSKRHPVVAVTGSSGAGTSTVKRAFEHIFAREDIVPAVVEGDSYHRFERMPMKKAMAEALSKGENFSHFGPEANLFDKLEELFKIYGESGGGKKRYYLHSTEEAQEHNARLGTSLEPGQFTPWEDIPNGTDVLFYEGLHGGVEGEGYNVSSYADLLVGVVPITNLEWIQKIHRDNAERGYSAETIVDTILRRMPDYINHICPQFSKTDINFQRIPTIDTSNPFICRNIPTPDESFVIIHFRKGAREKWGIDFQYLLGMIHDSFMSSPTSIVVNGGKMGFAMELILTPIIHKMIEEKKHS; this comes from the coding sequence ATGTCTAAACGTCATCCAGTAGTTGCTGTAACAGGATCATCAGGTGCAGGAACAAGTACAGTAAAAAGAGCATTTGAGCATATTTTTGCAAGAGAAGATATAGTTCCAGCTGTTGTGGAAGGAGATAGTTATCACAGATTTGAAAGAATGCCTATGAAAAAAGCAATGGCAGAAGCACTCTCAAAAGGGGAGAATTTTTCTCACTTCGGGCCAGAAGCAAATCTTTTTGACAAATTAGAAGAACTTTTTAAAATTTATGGTGAATCAGGTGGAGGTAAAAAAAGATATTATCTTCACAGCACTGAAGAAGCACAGGAACATAATGCAAGACTTGGAACATCATTAGAACCAGGTCAATTCACCCCCTGGGAAGATATTCCAAATGGAACAGATGTTCTTTTCTACGAAGGTTTACATGGTGGTGTTGAGGGAGAAGGATACAATGTTTCCTCCTATGCAGACTTACTTGTTGGTGTTGTACCTATTACAAACTTAGAGTGGATACAAAAAATACATCGGGATAATGCTGAAAGAGGTTATTCAGCAGAAACCATAGTTGATACTATTTTGAGAAGAATGCCAGACTACATAAATCATATTTGTCCACAATTTAGTAAAACGGATATCAATTTCCAGAGAATACCTACTATTGATACATCGAATCCCTTTATATGTAGAAACATTCCTACACCAGATGAAAGTTTTGTAATAATACATTTCAGAAAAGGGGCAAGAGAAAAATGGGGGATTGACTTTCAATATCTTTTGGGAATGATTCATGATTCATTCATGTCAAGCCCAACGAGCATAGTTGTTAATGGAGGGAAAATGGGTTTTGCCATGGAATTGATCCTCACTCCAATAATCCATAAAATGATTGAAGAAAAAAAACATTCGTAG
- a CDS encoding uracil phosphoribosyltransferase, with product MAMSLKVIVPPHPLIKHWLSILREKNTPNILYSTGYEQLGKWLTYEALRDWLPYKKESIKTDHGEAEGVFINNDYPIKVIAIMPEGLSLWYGAKEVIPNSTLLLGELPTKIEDNIGVMVYSDQIKMKSNPIETLIKLKRLGVESNRILLISSICSNKGLNEIAKVFPQQVIYTSCIDEEDENSNLLKPGIGNPLLRLSTIFSDKN from the coding sequence ATGGCAATGTCACTAAAGGTTATTGTTCCTCCTCATCCATTAATAAAACATTGGCTTTCAATTTTAAGAGAGAAAAATACTCCTAATATTTTATATTCAACTGGCTATGAACAATTAGGAAAATGGCTAACTTATGAAGCGTTAAGAGATTGGCTTCCATATAAAAAAGAGTCGATAAAAACAGATCATGGAGAGGCAGAAGGTGTTTTTATAAATAATGATTATCCAATAAAAGTAATAGCAATAATGCCTGAAGGATTATCCCTATGGTACGGAGCAAAAGAAGTGATCCCAAATTCAACTCTTTTGTTAGGAGAATTACCAACAAAAATCGAAGATAATATTGGTGTTATGGTTTATTCAGATCAAATAAAGATGAAATCAAATCCAATTGAAACTCTTATTAAGTTAAAAAGATTAGGGGTTGAATCTAATAGGATTTTATTAATATCATCCATTTGCAGCAATAAAGGTCTAAATGAAATTGCAAAGGTATTTCCTCAACAAGTTATATATACATCTTGTATTGATGAAGAAGACGAAAATTCAAATTTGTTGAAGCCCGGAATTGGAAACCCTTTATTGCGTTTGAGTACTATATTTTCAGATAAGAACTAA
- a CDS encoding GTP-binding protein has translation MNKRIPVIVISGFLGSGKTTFLRYLLRESNKKFGLIINEFGDVGIDGDLVKSCNGCDDSDEGCIIELNNGCLCCTVQDDFIPSIKSLLNFNPDIEAIIIETSGLALPLPLIQALNWPEIRTSIYLDVVIGIVNGESMLKGSPINDLNEITNQYDELNKIDHNASIDELFEEQLEVSDIVLISRADVLNEKEFKSIKNLIKEKFNSTVPILKSLNGKIDLKYIFDIDLKKNNYKKFISEEHDHNHVELVSDSVKLNYFLDKKEFEKEIANVLSEIDILRIKGRIWIPKKSLPLQIQIVGKKINTWYEEAPLNCWRPIDSGGLELVIISFDSESINKFIKKIKEKFKVLNVLK, from the coding sequence ATGAATAAAAGAATACCTGTAATTGTAATTTCTGGATTTCTTGGGTCTGGTAAGACTACTTTTTTAAGATATTTACTTAGAGAGAGTAATAAAAAATTTGGGTTAATAATAAACGAATTTGGTGATGTTGGGATTGATGGAGACTTGGTTAAAAGCTGTAATGGTTGTGATGATTCAGATGAAGGCTGTATTATTGAATTAAATAATGGTTGTTTATGTTGCACCGTTCAAGATGATTTTATTCCCTCGATAAAATCACTTTTAAATTTTAATCCTGACATAGAAGCAATAATCATTGAGACGAGTGGACTTGCCTTACCCTTACCATTGATACAAGCACTCAATTGGCCTGAGATAAGGACATCAATATATCTTGATGTCGTGATTGGCATAGTCAATGGAGAGTCAATGCTTAAGGGCTCTCCAATAAATGATTTAAATGAAATAACTAATCAGTACGATGAGTTAAATAAGATTGACCATAATGCATCCATTGACGAACTCTTTGAAGAACAGTTAGAGGTTTCTGATATCGTTCTAATATCTAGAGCAGATGTTTTAAATGAAAAAGAATTTAAATCTATCAAAAATTTAATCAAAGAAAAGTTTAATTCAACTGTTCCCATTCTTAAGTCTCTTAATGGCAAAATTGATTTAAAGTATATATTTGATATTGATTTAAAAAAGAATAATTATAAAAAATTTATTTCTGAAGAACATGATCATAATCATGTTGAACTTGTCTCTGATTCAGTAAAGTTAAATTATTTTCTTGACAAAAAAGAATTTGAGAAAGAGATAGCAAACGTTTTAAGTGAAATTGATATTCTTCGAATAAAAGGACGTATATGGATTCCAAAAAAATCATTGCCTTTGCAAATACAAATAGTTGGAAAAAAAATAAATACTTGGTATGAAGAAGCACCTCTTAATTGTTGGAGGCCAATTGATAGTGGTGGACTTGAATTAGTCATAATTTCCTTTGATAGTGAATCGATTAATAAATTTATAAAAAAAATTAAAGAGAAATTTAAGGTTTTAAACGTCCTAAAATAG
- the lpxD gene encoding UDP-3-O-(3-hydroxymyristoyl)glucosamine N-acyltransferase, whose protein sequence is MLLSKLVDLIKSGESKFIKANIFENIDIENAASIDIALKNQISFLEENNILKDNLGKTSASAIITSNNNEILGLLESLNISNIVVENPRIAFAEVLNFLYEEINFNPGIDDSAVIKSSAKVGKNCYVGPNVYIGENSIIGDNNKIFPGTTILGNVRLGNNNVIHPNCVIYENTSIENNCVINSNTVIGSEGFGFIPQDGKWIKMPQKGCVIIKSFVEIGTNCCIDRPSVGNTFIDEGTKMDNLVQIGHGVKIGKNCAFAAQVGIAGGAVIGNSVILAGQVGVNNRVKVGNNVIASSKCGIHCDIEDGEVVSGFPAMKNKSWLRSSSVFKKLPELAKKLRQLDKK, encoded by the coding sequence ATCAAAATTTATCAAAGCAAACATATTCGAAAATATAGATATAGAAAATGCTGCTTCTATAGATATTGCATTAAAAAATCAAATATCCTTTTTAGAAGAAAATAATATATTGAAAGATAATTTAGGAAAAACATCTGCTTCAGCAATTATTACATCTAATAATAATGAAATATTAGGTTTACTAGAATCACTAAATATTTCAAATATAGTTGTAGAGAATCCAAGAATAGCATTTGCGGAAGTATTAAATTTTCTATATGAAGAAATTAATTTCAACCCAGGTATTGACGATTCAGCTGTTATCAAAAGTTCTGCAAAAGTAGGGAAAAATTGTTATGTAGGACCTAATGTTTATATTGGCGAAAATTCAATTATTGGCGACAATAACAAAATTTTTCCTGGTACAACTATTTTAGGAAACGTAAGATTAGGAAATAATAATGTAATTCATCCGAATTGTGTAATTTATGAAAACACAAGCATTGAAAATAATTGTGTAATAAATTCAAATACTGTCATAGGTTCTGAAGGGTTTGGTTTTATTCCCCAAGATGGTAAGTGGATTAAAATGCCTCAAAAAGGTTGTGTAATAATAAAGAGCTTTGTTGAAATTGGGACAAACTGTTGTATTGATAGGCCATCTGTTGGTAATACATTTATAGATGAAGGAACTAAGATGGATAACTTAGTTCAAATAGGTCATGGAGTTAAAATAGGAAAAAATTGTGCATTTGCTGCTCAAGTTGGAATAGCAGGAGGAGCTGTGATTGGAAATAGCGTAATCCTAGCTGGACAAGTAGGAGTTAATAACAGAGTGAAAGTTGGGAATAATGTCATAGCTAGTTCAAAATGTGGGATCCATTGTGATATTGAAGATGGAGAAGTTGTTAGTGGCTTCCCAGCTATGAAAAATAAATCTTGGTTAAGGAGTTCAAGTGTTTTTAAAAAACTACCTGAATTAGCAAAAAAGCTTAGACAACTAGACAAGAAATAA
- the accD gene encoding acetyl-CoA carboxylase, carboxyltransferase subunit beta, with protein sequence MSLIDWFAARRKDQFVGKVSQDPEESDGLWVKCSECGQVAYRKDLISNFNVCSNCGHHNRINSDERINIIADKDSFKEFDESLSPTDPLKFKDRRSYSERIKESQQGTGLKDGVITGLCSVNSMPLALAVMDFRFMGGSMGSVVGEKITRIVETATIKNYPILIVCASGGARMQEGMLSLMQMAKISGALKKHRAKNLLYMPLLTHPTTGGVTASFAMLGDLILAEPKALIGFAGRRVIEQTLREKLPDNFQTAEYLLEHGFVDVIVNRKELKSTLTKLLKIHGVKELVQTN encoded by the coding sequence GTGTCTTTAATCGACTGGTTTGCCGCAAGGAGAAAAGATCAATTTGTTGGGAAGGTATCTCAAGATCCTGAGGAAAGTGATGGTCTTTGGGTTAAATGTTCAGAATGTGGGCAAGTTGCTTATAGAAAAGATTTAATTTCAAATTTTAATGTGTGCAGTAATTGTGGCCATCATAATAGGATTAATAGCGATGAAAGAATAAATATAATTGCTGACAAAGATTCATTTAAAGAGTTTGATGAATCATTAAGTCCCACTGACCCATTAAAATTTAAGGATAGGAGATCTTATTCAGAACGAATAAAGGAGAGTCAACAGGGTACTGGTCTCAAAGATGGAGTAATAACTGGTTTATGCTCCGTTAATTCAATGCCTTTGGCCTTAGCAGTAATGGATTTTAGATTTATGGGGGGATCAATGGGATCCGTAGTAGGAGAAAAGATTACGAGAATTGTTGAAACAGCAACAATTAAAAACTATCCAATTTTAATTGTTTGTGCCTCTGGTGGAGCAAGAATGCAAGAAGGAATGTTAAGCCTTATGCAAATGGCAAAAATATCAGGCGCACTAAAAAAACATAGAGCTAAAAATCTTCTTTACATGCCTTTATTAACTCATCCAACTACAGGTGGAGTTACTGCTAGTTTTGCGATGTTAGGAGATCTAATATTGGCGGAGCCAAAAGCTCTTATTGGATTTGCGGGGAGAAGAGTAATAGAACAAACTTTAAGAGAAAAATTACCTGATAATTTTCAAACAGCAGAATATCTTTTAGAACATGGATTCGTTGATGTAATCGTAAATAGGAAGGAACTTAAAAGCACTTTGACAAAACTTTTAAAAATCCATGGTGTAAAAGAACTGGTTCAGACAAATTAA
- the purS gene encoding phosphoribosylformylglycinamidine synthase subunit PurS, giving the protein MDQFEVKVFIRLRPSVLDPAGEAIKSASSKLGVAGIKSLRIGKLIEVKIESNEEDIKEKIELLCDRLFANTVIEDYEYSINKL; this is encoded by the coding sequence TTGGATCAATTTGAAGTTAAAGTTTTTATAAGGTTAAGACCTTCCGTTCTTGATCCAGCAGGAGAGGCAATAAAGTCTGCTTCCAGCAAACTTGGAGTCGCAGGAATTAAATCTTTAAGAATAGGAAAATTGATTGAAGTTAAAATCGAAAGTAATGAAGAAGATATTAAAGAAAAAATTGAATTATTATGTGATCGATTATTTGCTAATACAGTCATTGAAGACTATGAGTATTCAATAAATAAATTATAA